CCCAGTTCGGCCGCCTGGCGCAGGGTGTCGGCGCGGCTGCACGCGAGGAACAGCGGCGGGTGCGGCAGCTGCCGCGGGCGGGGCAGGATCGGGTGCGGATCGATGTCGATGAGTTCTCCGTGGTACTCCAGCTCGTCCTCCTGCCAGGCCTTGCCGATGATCCGCAGCGCTTCCTCGACCTCCTGGGTGGTGCGGTCCCGGTCCACCCCGCACAGCGAGGTCTCCTGCACGGTGCCGCCGCGGCCCGCGCCCAGGTCGAGCCTGCCGCCGGAGAGCAGGTCGAGCATCGCGGCCCGCTCCGCGACCCGGACCGGATGGTTGAAGTTGAAGGGCATGCACACGACGCCGTGACCGATGCGTATGGTGTGCGTCCTGGCCGCGACCCAGGTCAGGAAGATCTCAGGTGCGGACATGTGGGCGTACCACTTCAAGGAGTGGTGCTCGACGGCCCAGATCCGGTCGAAGCCCATGCGCTCGGCCAGGACGGCCTGTTCGACGCAGTCCCGGATGACCTGGTGCTCCCGCTCGACGGTCGGGTCGGCGAGCTGCGCTTCGAAGATGACGGAGAACTTCACGATGCCTCCAGGGTTGCGTCCCGTGCCCGGTCTCACTTCAATTAGAAATATGACTAGTAGTCAGACGTCGAACAAGCAAGAGGCGCGGCAGGACCTGCCGCCGACCGCCTGGGCGGTGCTCGGCCTGCTGTCCTTCCCCGGCGAGCGGACCGGCTACGAGCTGAAGAAGTGGGCGGACTCCTCGCTCCGCTTCTTCTACTGGTCACCCGCGATCAGCCAGATCTACGCCGAACTGCGGCGCCTGGAGGAACTCGGGTACGCCGCCTCCGCCCGCTCGGGACCCGAGGAGGTCCGCGCCAAGCGGCGGTACTCCATCACTGCCGCGGGGCGCGAGGCCCTCGCCCACTGGGCCGGCGACACCGCGGAGGCCGGGCCTCCGGTGCTCAAGCACGGGCTGCTGCTGCGGGTCTGGCTGGGGCACCTGGGCGAGCCGGAGCGGCTGCGGGCCCTGGTGGGCGAGCACCTGGAGCGCACCCGGGGCGAGCTGGACTCCGTACGGGAGGCCCTCGCCCACGCCGCGGACGCACCGGAGTGGGCCTTCCCGCGCCTCGCCCTGCGCTGGAGCGAGCGGCAGCACCTGGCCGAGCTGGAGCTGACCGAGGCCCTGCTCGCGGACCTCGCGGACCTCGCGAGCCTGCCGGACCTTTCGACTGCCGGTTCCGGGGCTCACCCTGGACCTCAGGTCGAGGGTCCGGGTCAAGGCGATGGGGACGCGCCCACGGCAGGGTGACGCCGGACGACGGCGCGCCCCGTGCACAACCCTTGGCGGGAACCGGCCGGAGGGTCCTGCCGGAGCGCTGCACGGGCGGTCCCATCGCACGGTCGGCGCATTAACATGCGTCCTCACCACGCGGGCGGTCGGGACACCGCGACCGCGTGGGGAGCCGCCGTCGACGGAAGCGAGAGAACCTTGACTTTCCTCACCATCGGTCACCGCGGGGTCATGGGTGTCGAGCCGGAGAACACCCTGCGGTCCTTCGTCCGCGCGCAGCGCAGCGGCATGGACGCGATCGCGCTGGACCTCCGGCTCAGCAAGGACGGCGCGCTCGTCGTCCTGCACGACGACGAGGTCGGCCGGACCACCGACGGCTCGGGGGCCGTCGCCGATCTGACCCTCGCGGAACTGCGCGGGCTCGACGCCGGTCAGGGCGAGCGGGTGCCGGTCTTCGACGAGGTACTGGAGGCGGTCGCCGTGCCGCTGGTGGCCTCGGTCCGGGACGCGGGCTGCGCCCGGGTGCTGGCGGAGGCGCTGCGGGGACGGGACCTGACCGCCCGGGTGGAGGTCTCCTCCCCGGACGACGCGGTGCTCGCCGCTGTCGCCGGGCTGGTCCCGGGGGTACGGACGGTGCTGAGCGCGGACCGCTACGGCGAGGACGTCGTGGCGAGGGCGCTGGCCGTCGGCGCGGGGAGCCTCTCGCTGGACATCCGGCGGCTCACCCTGGAGATCGTCGAATCGGCGCACGCGGCGGGTCTGCGGGTGACGGGCTGGACGGTCAACACGCAGGAGCGGCTGAAGCTGGCGCGGGCACTGGAGCTGGACGGTGCGGTGACCGACCTGCCGGAGATCCGGCGGACGGGCCGCTTCACCGCCTGATCAGGCACACCACGGCGTTCCCGCGGCCGCGCGGCCGGCTCAGAGCTGCTTGACCAGCAGCTCGAAGGCCAGGCCTGCGCGGCGCGGGATGCCGAAGCGCTCGTCGCCGTACGGGAAGGGGCTCAGCTCGCCGGTGCGCCGGTAGCCGCGGCGTTCGTAGTAGGCGATGAGTTCCTCGCGCACGCTGACCACGGTCATGCGCATCTCCTTGGCGTCCCACTGCTCGCGCACCCGGCGTTCGGCCTCGGCCATGATCTGCTTGCCGAGGCCGCCGCCCTGGAGCCCGGGGCGGACCGCGAACATCCCGAAGTAGGCGTGGTCGCCGCGGTGTTCGAGATGGCAGCAGGCGACGAGGTCTCCGTCGCGCTCGACCACCAGGAGGGTGCTGTCGGGGGTCGCGATGACCTCGCGCACGCCCCGCTCGTCGGTGCGCTGTCCGCCGAGGTAGTCCGCTTCCGTCGTCCAGCCGACCCGGCTGGCGTCGCCGCGGTACGCCGACTCCACGAGC
This is a stretch of genomic DNA from Streptomyces sp. NBC_00536. It encodes these proteins:
- a CDS encoding LLM class flavin-dependent oxidoreductase, with the protein product MKFSVIFEAQLADPTVEREHQVIRDCVEQAVLAERMGFDRIWAVEHHSLKWYAHMSAPEIFLTWVAARTHTIRIGHGVVCMPFNFNHPVRVAERAAMLDLLSGGRLDLGAGRGGTVQETSLCGVDRDRTTQEVEEALRIIGKAWQEDELEYHGELIDIDPHPILPRPRQLPHPPLFLACSRADTLRQAAELGVGALVMGFAGPESIAAMRAAYDAAIAGRDGSRFVSSAVNDHFSVLCPTIVLDDPEEARRTGLRGQRFFAQSIGHWYGGAGIPDEAVVAGADEGAELRRAAEQVVARLHELDIPVRPSASATFHADHAYGSADDAIAYVERLREAGADEVMCLIQMGTVPQEACLETLRQWGEKVIPHFRGN
- a CDS encoding PadR family transcriptional regulator, with protein sequence MTSSQTSNKQEARQDLPPTAWAVLGLLSFPGERTGYELKKWADSSLRFFYWSPAISQIYAELRRLEELGYAASARSGPEEVRAKRRYSITAAGREALAHWAGDTAEAGPPVLKHGLLLRVWLGHLGEPERLRALVGEHLERTRGELDSVREALAHAADAPEWAFPRLALRWSERQHLAELELTEALLADLADLASLPDLSTAGSGAHPGPQVEGPGQGDGDAPTAG
- a CDS encoding glycerophosphodiester phosphodiesterase produces the protein MTFLTIGHRGVMGVEPENTLRSFVRAQRSGMDAIALDLRLSKDGALVVLHDDEVGRTTDGSGAVADLTLAELRGLDAGQGERVPVFDEVLEAVAVPLVASVRDAGCARVLAEALRGRDLTARVEVSSPDDAVLAAVAGLVPGVRTVLSADRYGEDVVARALAVGAGSLSLDIRRLTLEIVESAHAAGLRVTGWTVNTQERLKLARALELDGAVTDLPEIRRTGRFTA
- a CDS encoding GNAT family N-acetyltransferase, encoding MSTADPTRTTALTYRTAVDTDVPALVALVESAYRGDASRVGWTTEADYLGGQRTDERGVREVIATPDSTLLVVERDGDLVACCHLEHRGDHAYFGMFAVRPGLQGGGLGKQIMAEAERRVREQWDAKEMRMTVVSVREELIAYYERRGYRRTGELSPFPYGDERFGIPRRAGLAFELLVKQL